From the genome of Carassius gibelio isolate Cgi1373 ecotype wild population from Czech Republic chromosome B10, carGib1.2-hapl.c, whole genome shotgun sequence, one region includes:
- the b3glctb gene encoding LOW QUALITY PROTEIN: beta-1,3-glucosyltransferase (The sequence of the model RefSeq protein was modified relative to this genomic sequence to represent the inferred CDS: deleted 2 bases in 1 codon; substituted 2 bases at 2 genomic stop codons): MKSVLSSLLSSSLVEAWDVVFVIRSLKNSYHTHGAEQXRTSLPHQAQTLKQSLPDVVLIHKLSGYDGKCSILLALPRYASVFIETSSWFVFLEEETSLNLYNLLQVLSKFKTXKEWFLGRPLHDDEATIIHHYAFSEDPYSFTYPDFIAGWALSCPVAKRTAERVNYEPPKSDFTTDLQRDISLYIWEEGRGPALTAVNEFCSELHSLSSTGDCATSINTLSACGNPDIFVAGKTCQRFHGDRLPLVKQTYFCCFLCMDGFLGLWKDL, translated from the exons ATGAAGTCAGTTTTGTCCTCCCTTTTATCGTCTTCTTTGGTAGAGGCGTGGGATGTGGTTTTTGTGATACGGAGCCTAAAAAACTCATATCACACCCACGGGGCTGAACAATGAAGAACATCGCTTCCCCATCAGGCTCAAACCTTAAAGCAG AGTTTACCAGATGTTGTGCTCATT CACAAGTTGTCAGGCTATGATGGGAAGTGCAGCATTCTTCTGGCACTGCCACG TTATGCATCTGTTTTTATTGAAACATCTTCATGGTTTGTGTTTTTGGAAGAAGAGACCAGCCTGAACTTATACAACCTTCTGCAGGTGCTAAGCAAATTCAAGACATGAAAG GAGTGGTTTCTGGGCAGACCCCTCCATGATGATGAAGCAACAATTATCCACCACTATGCTTTCTCAGAGGACCCCTACAGCTTCACTTATCCTGACTTCATTGCTGGCTGGGCCCTCAGTTGCCCCGTGGCTAAGCG AACTGCAGAACGTGTGAATTATGAGCCGCCCAAATCAGATTTCACAACTGACCTTCAACGTGAC ATTTCCCTCTACATTTGGGAGGAAGGGAGAGGTCCTGCTTTGACTGCGGTGAACGAGTTTTGCTCAGAGCTACACAGCTTGTCCTCTACAGGAGATTGTGCTACGTCCATCAACACCTTGTCTGCATGT GGAAACCCTGACATCTTTGTTGCTGGTAAAACATGTCAAAGATTTCATGGAGATAGAC TTCCTTTAGTTAAACAaacttatttttgttgttttctttgtatggaTGGATTCCTCGGGTTGTGGAAAGATTTGTAG